The Halorussus gelatinilyticus genome contains the following window.
GGCGACCGGAGGTAGGCCCGCGACTCGGCGAAGTCCACGGCGTCGCTCGCAGCGAACACCGCGCCGACCGGGACGTAGCGCCCGACGACCGCCGCGAGACCCAACCGTTCGAGAATCGCCTTGCCGCGCTGGTAAGTCAGGCCGAACTCCGCCGCTACCCCGGCGAGTCTCCGGAGCAGTTCGGCGTCGCCGTCCTGCCCGCCGTCGTCGCTTTCGGTCAGTCGCTCGTCTTTGATCTGGAACCACGAGGGAACGCCTTGGCCCTCGGTCGTGGTCTCGACCACGCCCGCTTCGCGGAGGAACTGGTTGACCCGGACCTCGTAGCCGTCGTACTCGCCCATCCCGTGGTCGCTGGCGACGACGACGGTGTCGGGGTCGCAGTCGTCCAGAATCGCGCCGACCTGCTCGTCGACGCGGCGATAGACCTGCCGGACCTTCTCGTCGTCGCCGGGGAAGTCGTGGAAGACGGCGTCGGTCTTCTGGAACTGGACGAAGCCGAAGTCGGGGTCGAAGCGCGACGCGAGGTAGCGGAACGCCTCGCCGCGCATCCGGGTGAGTTCGAGGTAGTCGGCGAACTTCTCCTCGGCGTTCGCGCGCTCGTCGGTCTCCCGGCGGGCGTAGACGCGGTAGTCGCCGATTTCGTCCCGGATATCGTCGAGGACGCCCTCGGGGTGGCAGGCCGGGTCCTCGGAGGCGAGATACCCCGGCACGACGGCGCCGTCGATGTCGGGCGGCGGACTCGTGACCGGCGCGTTGACGACGACGCTGGTCAGACCCTCCTCGTCGAGATACTCCCAGAGAGTCCGCCTGCGCACGTCGGTCGCGTTCACGATGTCCCAGTCGTAGCCGTCGAACCGCAGGAAGTCGAAGACGCCGTGCTTGCCGGGGTTGGTGCCGGTGTACAGCGAGGGCCACGCGCTGGCGGTCCACGGCGGAATCTGGGACTCCAGTCGCTCGCTGGCTCCCTCCGCGAAGAGAGATTCGAGGTGCGGTAACTCGTCGTCCTCGAACATCGGTCGGAGAACGGGGAGACAGGCGGCGTCGAGTCCGACCAGCAGTGTCTTCATACTCCGACGAATCGGACGAGGCGGCTTAAAACTGCTTTTCCGCGACGCTATTCGAGGTAGCCCAGTTCCCGGAGGTTCCGCTCGACGCCCGCGCTGTACTCGGCGTCGGTCGCGCTCTCGGCCCCGTCGAACGACTCCCCGAGCGTCGCCGCGAGTCGCTCGCGGAGCGGTGCCACGACCGCCTCGTCGGGGTCCGAGACGACCGCCTCGCCCGGCAGTTCGTAGAGGACTTCCTCGCCGTCCGACCGTAACTCGAAGCGATACTCGTCGGTCCGAATCGACTTGCGGCCGACCTCGAACTCCCGGAGCGTCTCCTCGGACACCTCGCTGGCGGCCTCGGCGTCGCGCTCGTCGGAGGGCGCTTTCGCGGCGAAGACGGCGTCGCGTCGCGCGTCGCCGAGCAGCGACGACCCGTCCGTCTCGGGGGCGTCGAGACCGCACAGGTCACACAGCGTGGCGAACAGGTCGATGTGGGAGGCGAGGTCGGTGCGGCGCTCGCCCGCCGGAACGCCGGGACCCGAGACCACCAGCGGGACGCGAGTCACCTCGTCGTAGAGGAAGTCGCCGTGGTAGAAGCCGCCGTGTTCGCCGAACAGTTCGCCGTGGTCGGACGTGAGGACCAGCAGAGTGTCGTCGGCCAGCCCCTGTCGGTCGAGCCAGTCGAGGAACGCCCCGAGTCGGTCGTCCAGATACCGGAGGCTCGCGGCGTACCACTCGCGTAGCACGTCGAGTTCGGCGTCCGAGACGTACTCGTCGTCCTCGAAGTACCGCAACGCGATGGACGTCGCGTCGGCACCGTCCGCGGCGTCGAACAGCCGTTCGTCACGAATTTCGGGGTCGTCGAACTCACAGGGCGCGTCCAGCAACTCCTCGGCGAGACCGAACCGCGGCCGGGAGAGTTCCGGCGTCGCCGCCCGCTTGTACGGTCGCGGCGGGTCGTAGGGGCTGTGGACGGTCGTCAGGTTCGCCATCGCGAAGAACGGTTCCGGGGCGTCGGCGAGCCACTCGCGGAGTCGGTCGAACTTGATTTCGCTGTAGTAGTCGTTGCCCGCTCCCGCGAGGCGCAGGAAGTCGCGCCGAATCAACGGGTCGGTCACGAGCTGCCGGAGGTAGTCGAGCGAGGGGCGCTTGGCCACCTCCTCGTACACCTCGTAATACTCGTCGAAGCCGCGATCGAGACCCGTCGCGGACCCCATCTTCGCGGGACCGGGGATGCCGTAGGTCCGGTAGCCTCGGTCGGAGAACCACTCCGCGAGCAAGGGAACCGACTCGGGCATCGTCGGCCACGCGCCGTCGAACCCGGTGTCGGAGGGGTATCGCCCGGAGAACATCGCGCCGTGGGACGGCGGGGTCCACGGGCCGACGGCGAAGGCGTTCTCGAAGACCGTCCCCCGCCGAGCCACGCGGTCGAAGGCCGTCGTCTCGACGGGGAACGCTCGGTCGTAACACGAGAGCGCGTCGGCCCGGAGCGTGTCGAAGACGAGGAGGATGACGTTCGAGCGGTCGGTCATACTGCGACACTGGGCGTTCGGTCGTGTTAAACGTTCGATTCTGTCGGCGGTGTCCGGGCGACGGAGACGACGGAGGCGAGCCCGTCGCCCGCCTCGACACGCCGACGATTGAGCGTCCTTTTTATCACTCGCCCCGGAAACTTCGGCCGAACATGGACCCGGACACCGCCCGCGTCGCCATGCTCCACCAAGACCCGCATCCGGCACACCGCGGGTTCGCGGAGGCGGTCGGCGCGGACCTCGTTGACTACCATCGGCTCTCGCTCGGTCCGTTGGAGGGCACCGTCGCCGAGGACGGCCTGAACGGGCTGGCGTACCCGAACTACGACGCGTACATCGTGGAAGGCTCGCGACCGCTCTACGCCGCGCTCGCCCGGCGGTTCACCCGCGGCGGGAAGCTCATCTACCTCTGTGCCGACCACGGGCTCTACCAGCTCGGCAACGCCGACTTCGAGGGGAGTTCGACCGTGAAGTCGCTGGTCGGGAAGTTCGGCACGCCGCTGGTCCGTGCGGTCGGGCGGCGCGGCATCGACGGGGTAATCGCGGTCTCGGAGTTCGCCGCGGAGTTCACGCGCCCGGTCGTCGGTCCCGACACACCCATCGAAGTCGCCCACCCGTTCGTCCAGCAAGCAGAGTACGACGCGCTCGGAGGAGTCGAACCCGACCTCGACTCGAACGTCGCGGTCACGGTCGCTCGCCCGTGGAAGTACAAGGGCGTCGATATGCTGGTCGAGGCGTGGCCCCGCGTGCGCGAACAGTTCCCCGACGCCCAACTGCACGTGGTCGGGAAGGGTCATCCGGACGACTACGGGACCACCCCCGGCGTCCGCGTTCGCGGGTACGTCGAGGACCTCGCCGACGCGTTCGCCCCCGCCTCGCTGTTCGTCCAACCGTCCCGGATGGACACCTTCCCGGTCAGCACGCTGGAGGCGATGCGCGCCGGACTCCCGCCGCTCGTGACTCGGACCGCCGGAACTCGCTCGGAAGCCCGCGAAATCGACCCGCTGTTCGTCGCGGAGCCGAACCCGGAGGCGCTGGCGCGCGGCGTCCGGGAGTACTTCGTCCGGGACACCGCCGAGCGACGACGGCTCTCGGCGGCCGCTCGGGAGCGCGGGTCGCGCTTCGACCCCGAGTCGCGGAAGGCCGCGTTCGGGCGAGCGTTCCGCGACGTTCTCAAAGAACTTTAGCTTCGGGAGCGCGAGGGGTCAGGCATGACCGTCTACGTCGTCGGATTGGACGGGGCCGACTGGTCCCTGCTCCGCCCGTGGGCCGAGGAAGGCCACCTCCCGGCGTTCGCCCGGATTCTGGACGAGGGCGCGTCGGGCGACCTCGAAAGCACCCTCCCGCCCGTCACGTTCCCGGCGTGGAAGTGCTACTCGACCGGCAAGACGCCCGGCAAGTTGGGCGTCTACGAGTGGTTCGCCTACGACCGCGACGCGAACGAGATTTCGGCCAACGACGCCAGCGACTTCCGGTCGCGCGAGTACTGGGACGTGCTGGCCGACCGCGGAGTGCGCGCCGGGGTGGTGAACATGCCGACGACCCACCCGCCCGAGAGCGACGATGGCGTCTTCGTCGTCGCCGGAAGCCCCGCGACCGAGCGCGAGGCGTTCACCAGCCCTCGGTCGCTCAAGTCCGACCTCCTCGACGCGATTCCCGACTATCGGGTCAAGCCCGACCTCGTGCTGGACGAGGCCACGCCCGACGAACTGGTTTCGGAGGCCCGCGACCTCTTCGAGCAGCGGTTCGAGGCCGCGACGTGGCTGGCCGACGAGAAGGACTGCGAGTTAGTCCACACCACGCTGTTCGCCACCGACACGCTCCAGCACAGGCTGTGGGACCGCCCCGAGAAGCTCCGGGCGGCCTACGAGCGCGTGGACGAGTTACTCGCCGACCTGCTCGACCGCGAGGACGCCGAGGCCGTCTTCCTGATGAGCGACCACGGCTTCACCGAGATAGACGAGATATTCCTCGTCAACCAGTGGCTCTTGGAACGTGGGGACCTCGCCGTCGAGGAGTCCGAGACCCGCGACCTGCTCGCGTCGGTCGGCCTGACCGAGGAGCGACTGAAGCGACTCGTCGGGAAGCTCGGCCTCGTGAACCTCGCCCAGTCGCTCATCCCCGAGTCGGCCCAGCGGTTCTTCCCGAGCGAGAGCGGTCGGGTGGCGATTCAGGACGCCGACATCGACTGGTCGCGGACGAAGGCGGTCTCACTCGGCCGGGGTCCCCTCTACGTCAATCGCCGCGCGTTCCCCGACGAGGAGGCCGCCCAGTCCTACGCCGACGAACTCGCGGCCGACCTCGAAGCTCTCGACACGCCCGCTGGCGACCCTGTGGCCGCCGCGGTCCACGACCCTGCCGACGTGTACACCGGCGAGCGAGCGCGGGGTCCGGACCTCCTCGTGGAGTACGCGACCGGCGTGGACGCTCCAGAGGCCATCGGCGGCGGCGTGTTCGGCGAGACGACCGAGTGGCTGGCGACCCACCGCCGCACGGGGGTCTTCGCGGCGTGGGGCGAGAACGTCGCGGCCGGGAACAACGACCTCGACCTGTACGACCTCGCACCCACGATTCTCCACTATCTCGGCGCGCCGGTCCCCGAGGACGCGGACGGCGAGGTCCGCCGCGACGTGTTGACCGGCGAACCGGCGGACCGCGAGGTCGAGGACGGGCCGCCGACCGCGACCGACGCCGCCGGTCGCGGCGCTGGCGACGAGGTGGAGGAGACGCTTCGGGAACTGGGGTACATGGAGTGATTCCGAGCAGATGAATCCGCTGACGCGCTTTCCGCGACTCAACAACGCGTGGATGGACCTGAAACACCGCCTGTCTCACTGGCAGAAGCGGCGCGAGCGCGCCGCCGAGACGGACTTCGACGCGAGCGTGGGCGACCCCCGGAACGTCCTCGTGGTCGTCGTGGACTGCCTCCGGGCGGACCACGTCGGTCGGTTCGGCCACGACCGCGAGACGACGCCGACCCTCGATTCGTTCGACGCGGCGGCGTTCTCGAACGCCAAGGCCGCGAGTACGTGGACCTTCCCCTCCGTCCCCTCGCTCCTCTCCGGGCGCTACCCTCACGAACACGGCGGCCGCTTCGAGACCGACCCGCGGAACCTCTCGGCCGCGGAGTTTCCCCAGCGACCGCGCGCCGACGTGCCGACGCTTCCCGACCTGTTGGAGACGGCGGGCTACGACACCGGGATGATAACCGCGATTCCGATGGCCGAGAAGGCGGTCGGCGAGCGCTTCCAGCACGTCTCGGTTCGCTACACCGACGCCAGCGAACGCGTCGAAACCGCCCGCGATTGGATTTCGGGGCGGGACCGGTGGTTCTGTTACCTCCACCTCGGGGACCCCCACGCACCACTCGACGTGCCCGACGACCACCGCGAGACGTTCGGGGTGCCCGAACTGGACGACCTCGAAGACTGGCGGTTCCGCGAGACCACCGACGGCGACGGCTTCGAGACGTATCGTGACGCCAGACTCCGGGCCTACGACGCCGCGGTTCGCGGTGCCGACGACGCGCTCGCGCCCCTGCTGGCGGACGTGGGCGACGACACCGTGGTCGTCGTCTGCGGCGACCACGGCGAGGCGTTCTGGGAGCATCCCGACCTCGAACGCCGACTCAACGACGACCCGAGGGGCTACTACGCGACCGACCACGGCCACAGCGTCCTCGAAGAGGTCGCGCGCGTCCCGCTCTGGGTTCGCGCGCCCGGCGTCGAGCGGATGGAGTCCGACCGCGCCGTCTCGCTCGTGGACGTGGCACCGAGCGTCCTTCGAGCGCTCGACGCCGACGTTCCGGATGGAGTCAGCGGCCGGGACCTCCGAGACGCACCCGACGACCGAACGATTCTCTGCGAGGAGACGGCCTACGGCTACAATCAGCGGGCGGTTTGGCAAGACGGCCGGAAGTTGGTCTCGGTGCCCGAAACCGGAACCCGGCTCGCCTTCGACCTCGACGGCTACCTCGAAGGCGACCCGCTCGGCGCGGTGCCGGACCACCTTGACGCGGCGCTGGCGTCGTTCGGCGGCGGCGTCGAGGGCGGCGAGCGGATGGACGTGGACGGCGCGACCCAGGACCGACTCGAAGAACTCGGCTACCTCGAATGAAGACGCATCGGCTTCGAATACGAAGATGACTCTGGGGCGTCGCTATTCCAGATACCCCAAGTCTTCGAGGTGGTCCTCGACCATCTCCTCGTCCTCGGCGATACCTCGGGAACTGCCTTCGCGCAGTCGCTTCATGCGTTCTTGATGGTCGTCCAGCGCGTCAGCGACCGCCTCGTACTCGGGCGGCGCGTCCTCGGCGCGGTCGTCCTCGGGGCGTTCGTCGGGCGTCTCGCGCACGTCGAAGCAGAACTCGCCGTCGTCGGCGTGGCGAAGCACCTTCCAGCCGTCGGCTCGCCGGGCACAACAACGGGCGTAGTCTATCTGGCGACCGACGTCGGCGAACGCGTACTCGCGGGACTCGGCCTCGCCGTCGGCGACTTCGAGCGCCGACTCGCCCTCCCACCCGTCGAAGCCGTCGAGCGAGAGCGCGTCGCAGACGGTCGGTGCCGCGTCGATGAGTCGAATCTGGCCGTCCACGGTGGCGGCTTCCCTGTCGGGGTGGTGGACGAGGAAGGGGACGCGAAGCACGCCCTCCCAGAACTCCGGCGGGTGGCCGGCGTGGCCGTGTTCGCCAACGAGTTCGCCGTGGTCGGCGGTGAACACCACCACCGTCTCGTCCAAGAGGTCGCGGTTCTCCAGCGCGGTCAGCACGCCGTCGAACTGGTCGTCCACGTAGGCGCACTCGGCGTCGTAGAGTTGCCGGATTAGCTCCCACTCGCGGTCGGTCATCTCGTCGGGGTGGTGGGTCCCCTTCCGGGAGAGTCCGCGACACTCCGAGAGCGAGAGCGGTTCGTCGAGGAACTGCCGCTGGTACTCGTCGGGGGCCTCGTAGGGGTGGTGGGCGTCCATGTAGTGGAGCCACGTGAACCAGTCGTCGGAGTCGTCGTCCGACCGGTCGTCTATCCAGTCGAACGCGCGGCGGTTCAGCGACTCGGCGCGCTCGTACTCGCTCTCCTGTCCGGTCGCGCTGGCGAAGAGGGCGTCCACCCGATTGTAGACCGACTCGATGGTCCGGAACAGCGTCCCGTCCTTGTCGAGGTTCGACTGGACGAACTGCTTGAGTTTCCCGGCCTCGGCCGCGCCGCTGGCGTCGTACATCGTCTCGAAGCCGCGGTCGTAGTGGTACGACCCGCTGGCGAAGTGGTTGTCGGTGTAGCCCGCGGTGGCGTAGCCGGCGTCGCGGAGTCGCTCGGCGAGCGTCCGGATGCCGTCGTCGGTGCCGGGTTCGGGGATGCCCAGTCCCTCGATGCTGGCGAAGTACCGACTGGCGTGAATCGTCGGGAACGAGGCGGGCGTCGAGGGACCGTTGGCGATACACTCGGTGAATTCGACCGCTCCGTCGGCGAACGACCGGGTCGCGGGCATCACCTCCGGGTTCACCCGGTCGGCCCGGAGCGAATCCACGGTCACGAGGAGGACGTTCATATGCGCTCACTGTCGGCCGACGCTTAAAACCCTACTCGTAGCGAGTCAGCACGCGGTCGGCCACGTCGTCCCACGTCGGGAGCGCGGCGGCGGGCGCGTCGCGTCCGACTGCGTTCCGGACCGCCTCGGCGACCGTCTCGGGCGCGATCGCCGCCACGCTCTCGCAGTCCGGCCTGTCGGCCCAATCGACCAGCGCGCCCGCCTCCCGGACGACGCAGGGCGTCCCGGCCGCCAGCGCCTCGGCGACCGTCATGCCGTACGCCTCGAACGTCGAGAGCGTGAGATACGCCGAGGCCCCGGCGTACAGCCCCGGAAGGCGCTCGTCGGCGACGTAGCCAAGAAACTCGACGCGCGACGCGACGCCCTCCCTGCGTGCGACCGCCTCCAGTTCCTCCCGGTAGTCGCCCGACCCCGCGACTAGCAGGTCGTACTCCGGCAGCTCCGACAGGGCGCGAATCGCGTGCTGGACGCCCTTGTACGCTTCCAGTCGCCCGACGCAGAGCAGGTAGGGCCGGTCGCGCTCCTCGGGGGTCGCGTCGGCGAATCGCTCGGCGTTCAGCCCGTTGGGTATCACGGTCGCCTCGACGCCGAAGTCCGAGCGCAGTCGGTCGCGCTCCCAGTCGCTGACCGCGATTACCTCGTCGGCGCGGTCGAGCGCCCAACCGCCGAGCGGCCGATAGAGCGAGAGGAGTCTGTCGCGGAAGTCGCTCGCGCTCGCGCCGTGGTAGTGGGGCGTCACGACGAATCGCGCGTCTTCAGGCCCGGCGCTCCCCCCGACGGCGACCCCCAGCGCCGCGAAGAACGCGGGCAGCGAGTGGTAGTTGTGAGCGTGGACTACGTCGGGGTCGGCCCGCCGGACCGCGGGCGCGACGCCGGGCGCGACGTGGAACGCGCCGCCGGGCGCGAACCCCCGGAACCGCCGCACTCGCACCCCCTCGCGGGTCTCGCGCCGCGGGAGGTCCGCCTCGGCGTCGGCCGTGAACACCGTCACGTCGTGGCCGAGGGCGACGAGTCGGCGGCTTATCTCGGCGACGTGCGTCTCGACGCCGCCGGTGTGTGGCGCGTAGCGCGGCGCGACCTGTAGAATCTTCATCGGGGTCAGTCGAAGGCTTCCCGAAGCTCTTCGTCAACTTCCCACGTGCCGTCGCCCTTCCCGCGGAGGAGTTCGACCGCGGCGTGGAGCAGGGAGACCTGCGAGTCGAAGACGGCGTAGACGGCTTGGAGCGGCCCGAGGAGGTCCTTCTGTCCGAGCCAGACGAATCCGGCGAGCGCGGCCGGAACCGCGAGTCCGGCGAGACCCGCCACGGAGACTCCGGCCGCCGTGACCGCCAGCACGTCGAGCGCGACTAGCCACGGCGAGACCACCATGAACCACCAATTGAACGGGAGGACCAGTTTGCCGTAGTTGCCGTACTTGCCGAGCGCGTCGCGGTGCTGAGCGAGCAGGCGAATCAGGCCCATCCCTCGGCGGTCCTTCTGGAGACGGCGCTTGCCGAAGTCCGAGTGGGACGCCTCCTTGTACCGGACCGCGGGGTCGAATATCACGCGGTCGCCGCCCCGACGAATCTTGAGCGCCAACTCGGTGTCGTCGGCCAGCGAGTTGGGGTCGATGGGGACGATGGCGTCGTTCTCGAACGCCGAGAACGGGCCGTGGAAGATGAGCGTCGAGTCGAGGTGCGATTCGAGCGTCTGGATGTGGGCCTGCACGCCGCGGTAGCCGGCCTCGACCTCGCTCCCGCCCAAGACTTCGGCGTTCTGGCCCGTGACCGCGGCCACGTCGGGGTCCGCGAGGTTGGCGGCCGCCTCCCGGAGCGCGTCGTCGGCGACGTACGAGTCGCAGTCGGTCTTGACGACCATCTCGTTCTCCGCGGCGGCGTAGGCGTCGTTCAGCGCGGGTGCGAGTCCCCGGCGCTCCTGCTCGCGGATGAGGTTCAGGTCGGGCGCGTCCCGGTCGGCGAAGTACTCCTCTATCAGTTCCGGCGTCTCGTCGTCGCTCGAATCCACGACGACCAACTCAACTTTCTCCATCGGATAGTCCAGCGACAGCACGTCGTCGAGTTTCTTCTCGATGATTCCCGACTCGTTGTACGTCGGCAGGACGATGCTGACGGTCGGTTCGTCGTCGCGCTTCTCGGCCGGCGACCCGCTGGGCGAGACGGCCGCGTAGAGGGCGAGATACGCGAGATACGGCAGCGCCGTGGCGGCGACGAGCGCCCCGGCGGCGGCCACGAAGGAGTTCATACGACCGGGTATGGAATCGGACTATAACATACTGTTGGTCGCTCGTCGGCGGGACGGCCGACCGGCGTCTCTTCGTCGGCGAGACACAAGAAAAGATAGTACGGACAGGACGAAAGTGAGAGGAAGGTCGCTACCGGATTAGACCGTGACCGCGCTCTCTTGGGAGAGCGACTGGGGCACGTTCGCGCGGTAGAGCGTCACTGCGCCGTACTGGGTAGTGAGCTTCAGCTTGACTTCCTCGCCCTCGCCGAGGCCGGTGCCACTTTCGCGGATGGCAGTGGCATCCATCGTAATCTTGAAGCGGTCGTCCTGTGTGTTGAGAACGGGTTCGGAGCCATCGGGGTCCTTGATGGAGCTGACGTCGAACTCGGTGCCGTTCAGCGTGTCGGGCGCAGCGGTGTTGTGGACCAGCGTCGTTGCCTCCTCCGGACCGATCCACTCGATGGTGGCCGACGAGAGGTTGATGTCGTCGGACCCGGAGCCGCGCATGACCGTCAGGTTGATCTTTTCGACTTTCTCGTTGGCCACGTCACCGAACGCGCTGACGACCTGTACGCGGTTCGAGACCTGCGCGCTGGACTCCTGACCGGTCTGTTCGGACTTGGTCTGGAGGAAGCCAGCCGTGTTGATGAGCACGCCCGCCGCAATCGCGGCGACCAGCACCATAGCGATGAAGACGATGAGTGTACCGATACCCACCTGACCGCGGTCGTTGACCGCGCCCTCGATTCTATCTTTTACTGCCGAGAGATAATTCCGTGTCATTATTCGGACCGTATTGTATTCGGGAGCTTTCCCAACGTGGACGTACCACCAACGATATATATAACATTCGTCTGTTTTCATCGCTGATAATCGGGGGACGGGACGCCGAATATCGACGGTGAGAGGTCGGCTCGAACGGCTTCGCGTCGGGGGACGAGTCTGACATCGGTGATAGGTCGTCTCGGCGCCCGGCGGGAACTGCGAGCGCCCCCGCTCGGTCCCCGAGCGAAAGGTCATAGGGTAAGCCTTTTGCGCTCGTGGTGTCCACTGCCTCCCAATGGCCGACTGCGAGGAGGTTTGCGTTCTCATCCCGACGCTGAACGAAGCTAAGACCATCGGCGAGGTTATCGACGGGTTCACCAGTCGCGGGTACGAGAACGTCCTCGTCATCGACGGCAACTCCTCGGACGGGACGACGGACATCGCCAGCGACCACGGGGCGCGCGTCATGTCCCAGTCGGGCACGGGGAAGGGGCAGGCGGTCCGCGAAGCCATCGACCACATCGACGCCGAGTACATCCTGATGCTCGACGGCGACGGCACCTACCGCCCGGAGGACGCCGAGGCGATGCTCGAACCGATACTCGACGGCGAGTACGAACACGTCATCGGCAACCGCTTCGCCGACATGGAGGAGGGCGCGATGAGTCGCCTCAACGAGTTCGGCAACGGCCTGTTCAACTGGGTGTTCGAGACCATCCACGGCAAGGACTTCGAGGACATCCTGAGCGGCTACCGGGCGTTCACCCGCCAGTCGGTGGAGAACTTCTATCTCGACGCGGACGGCTTCGGCGTCGAGACGGAACTCGCCGTCGAGTGTGTGAAACACGGCGTGCCGACGACGGTGGTGCCGATTCGCTACGAGGCACGGCCCGACGAATCGGATACCAACCTCCACCCGATTCGGGACGGCGGGGTCATCCTCGTGACGCTCTATCAACTGGCGAAGACGAGCAACCCGCTGTTCTACTTCGGGAGCGTCGGCGTGGGGAGTTCCCTGGTGGGGGTGACCATCGCCGCGTTCGTCGCCTACGAGTGGTTCGTGAAGGTGCCCCGCGAGAGCCACGAGGTGCTGGCGGTGGTCGCCGCGTTCGCCATCCTGTTCGGCGTGCAACTGCTGATGTTCGGGGTGCTGTCGGACCTCATCGTGACGCTCCACCGCGAGCAGATGCGACGGTTGGAGTGACCGCAGTCCCCGACCGGCGACATTTTTCCGAGTCCGAACCCGTCGGTACCGTTATCATTCTCGGGAGAGTACGACCGTCCGCATGGGAGAGACACACAACCTCTCGGACTACGACGAGGTGCGCGAATCGTTCTCGTGGGACGATATTTACGCCGAAGCGGACTGGGACGCGCCCGACGAACTCAACGTCGGTCACGAGGTCTGCGACCGCCACGCCGACGGCGGGGAGAACGTCGCGCTCCGACAGGTCGGGACCGACGGCGACCTGACGACGTTGACCTTCTCGGAACTGGCCGACCGGTCGAGTCGGTTCGCCAACGTCCTCGAAGAGTTGGGCGTCGAGCGGGGCGACCGGGTGTTCTCGTACATGCCGCGGATTCCGGAACACTACGTGGCGCTGGTCGGGACGCTCAAGCGCGGCGCGGTGTTCGGCGGCGTCAACGAGCGGTTCGGTCCGGACGGCATCTCCTACCGACTCGACGACTGCGACGCGTCGGTGGTCGTGACGACCAGCGACAACCGCGACACCGTGGCCGACGCCCTCGACGACGCCCCCTCGGTCGAACACGTCGTCACGGTGGACCGCGGGGAGGGTGAGTCCGGCGAGGGCATCGAGGAGGACGACCTCGTGTTCGCCGACGCGCTCGACGACGCGAGCGACGAGTACGAGACCGCCCGGACCGGCGGCGAGGACGACGCGCTGCTGTACTACACCAGCGGGACCACCGGCCCGGCGAAGGGCGTCCGCCACAGACAGCGGTGGGTCGCGGGCGTCGCCGCCACCCAGAAGTACGCGGTGGACCTCCAACCGGACGACCTCTACTGGTCCACGGCCGACCTCGGGTGGCTCACCGGCCCCATCAACACGCTCGGCGCGTGGTTCTGGGGCGCGAGTCTCTTCACCTACGAGGGCGAGTTCGACCCCGAGACGTGGGCCGACCTGCTGGACGAGCACCCGATTTCGGTCCTGTTCAGCGTCCCCACGGCCTACCGGATGCTCCGGGAGAAGGAACACGTACT
Protein-coding sequences here:
- a CDS encoding alkaline phosphatase family protein, which translates into the protein MTVYVVGLDGADWSLLRPWAEEGHLPAFARILDEGASGDLESTLPPVTFPAWKCYSTGKTPGKLGVYEWFAYDRDANEISANDASDFRSREYWDVLADRGVRAGVVNMPTTHPPESDDGVFVVAGSPATEREAFTSPRSLKSDLLDAIPDYRVKPDLVLDEATPDELVSEARDLFEQRFEAATWLADEKDCELVHTTLFATDTLQHRLWDRPEKLRAAYERVDELLADLLDREDAEAVFLMSDHGFTEIDEIFLVNQWLLERGDLAVEESETRDLLASVGLTEERLKRLVGKLGLVNLAQSLIPESAQRFFPSESGRVAIQDADIDWSRTKAVSLGRGPLYVNRRAFPDEEAAQSYADELAADLEALDTPAGDPVAAAVHDPADVYTGERARGPDLLVEYATGVDAPEAIGGGVFGETTEWLATHRRTGVFAAWGENVAAGNNDLDLYDLAPTILHYLGAPVPEDADGEVRRDVLTGEPADREVEDGPPTATDAAGRGAGDEVEETLRELGYME
- a CDS encoding sulfatase encodes the protein MTDRSNVILLVFDTLRADALSCYDRAFPVETTAFDRVARRGTVFENAFAVGPWTPPSHGAMFSGRYPSDTGFDGAWPTMPESVPLLAEWFSDRGYRTYGIPGPAKMGSATGLDRGFDEYYEVYEEVAKRPSLDYLRQLVTDPLIRRDFLRLAGAGNDYYSEIKFDRLREWLADAPEPFFAMANLTTVHSPYDPPRPYKRAATPELSRPRFGLAEELLDAPCEFDDPEIRDERLFDAADGADATSIALRYFEDDEYVSDAELDVLREWYAASLRYLDDRLGAFLDWLDRQGLADDTLLVLTSDHGELFGEHGGFYHGDFLYDEVTRVPLVVSGPGVPAGERRTDLASHIDLFATLCDLCGLDAPETDGSSLLGDARRDAVFAAKAPSDERDAEAASEVSEETLREFEVGRKSIRTDEYRFELRSDGEEVLYELPGEAVVSDPDEAVVAPLRERLAATLGESFDGAESATDAEYSAGVERNLRELGYLE
- a CDS encoding alkaline phosphatase family protein, yielding MKTLLVGLDAACLPVLRPMFEDDELPHLESLFAEGASERLESQIPPWTASAWPSLYTGTNPGKHGVFDFLRFDGYDWDIVNATDVRRRTLWEYLDEEGLTSVVVNAPVTSPPPDIDGAVVPGYLASEDPACHPEGVLDDIRDEIGDYRVYARRETDERANAEEKFADYLELTRMRGEAFRYLASRFDPDFGFVQFQKTDAVFHDFPGDDEKVRQVYRRVDEQVGAILDDCDPDTVVVASDHGMGEYDGYEVRVNQFLREAGVVETTTEGQGVPSWFQIKDERLTESDDGGQDGDAELLRRLAGVAAEFGLTYQRGKAILERLGLAAVVGRYVPVGAVFAASDAVDFAESRAYLRSPSELGVRLNVAGRDPDGVVPEDDYERVREEVVSLLSNVTTPEGRPVFEEVVPREEYIHGPYADEAVDVLAIPADFEHALSALVGERFGDPEPWNHKRHGVVAGAGEGIDADADLAGAHLFDVAPTVLATLGVAPDEEMDGEVLPVVDAPEPTSYPDYDAGAQESTEDEDVAERLSDLGYLE
- a CDS encoding glycosyltransferase family 4 protein, with translation MDPDTARVAMLHQDPHPAHRGFAEAVGADLVDYHRLSLGPLEGTVAEDGLNGLAYPNYDAYIVEGSRPLYAALARRFTRGGKLIYLCADHGLYQLGNADFEGSSTVKSLVGKFGTPLVRAVGRRGIDGVIAVSEFAAEFTRPVVGPDTPIEVAHPFVQQAEYDALGGVEPDLDSNVAVTVARPWKYKGVDMLVEAWPRVREQFPDAQLHVVGKGHPDDYGTTPGVRVRGYVEDLADAFAPASLFVQPSRMDTFPVSTLEAMRAGLPPLVTRTAGTRSEAREIDPLFVAEPNPEALARGVREYFVRDTAERRRLSAAARERGSRFDPESRKAAFGRAFRDVLKEL
- a CDS encoding sulfatase-like hydrolase/transferase, whose amino-acid sequence is MNPLTRFPRLNNAWMDLKHRLSHWQKRRERAAETDFDASVGDPRNVLVVVVDCLRADHVGRFGHDRETTPTLDSFDAAAFSNAKAASTWTFPSVPSLLSGRYPHEHGGRFETDPRNLSAAEFPQRPRADVPTLPDLLETAGYDTGMITAIPMAEKAVGERFQHVSVRYTDASERVETARDWISGRDRWFCYLHLGDPHAPLDVPDDHRETFGVPELDDLEDWRFRETTDGDGFETYRDARLRAYDAAVRGADDALAPLLADVGDDTVVVVCGDHGEAFWEHPDLERRLNDDPRGYYATDHGHSVLEEVARVPLWVRAPGVERMESDRAVSLVDVAPSVLRALDADVPDGVSGRDLRDAPDDRTILCEETAYGYNQRAVWQDGRKLVSVPETGTRLAFDLDGYLEGDPLGAVPDHLDAALASFGGGVEGGERMDVDGATQDRLEELGYLE